In Cryptomeria japonica chromosome 5, Sugi_1.0, whole genome shotgun sequence, the genomic window GTCATAGAAGGAAGGAGGACAAATGCAATTGACAGTTACGTCAACATGAACAAACTACACTAATATACAAAGAGGAAAAAGGTAAATGATCATTTAGTTATTTATGACTTATATTTGTTTCATTGGGAAATAGAATTCATGATTGAAGAAATATGCAAGCACTCttgcaaaaatataaaataaagaatTCACACTGTATCTAGCATCTCATATTTTATCTAGGTATAATGGAAAAACTCAAGATTCTTTGACCATCCTATTAAACCCTATGCTATTATGAAAATATTCTTCAGGCTTTGAAAAGATTTTACAACTACTACAAGAATCAACTTATTAGAATGAAAACCAAATTAGCCAATGTAACCTCACTACAAAAAATATTCGCCCTCTAAAAACTCTTAATTACTTTCTGAGACATCCAAATCATGGAGCTAGAAATCTGCCATACAACAACTCCAAATTTTACATCATAGTGGATGAAGAATACTATAAAATACACGCCAATTGGCCCTAAATCATTGGTCCACATATTGATTAAAATATGATCAATGGCTAGGGGCCAGACATGCAAGACATATATAAGCGCTCGTTACCTTTTTCCATTTACCAACAGAGCAATCACTTGAGATAATTCCGATAAATACACATATTGTATAGCTAATTTGGGTCAGAAAGTGATAGGGAACGGCTTCCTAAGCCGGTGGAAAACTTACTGGACGAGCACAGAAATCCATCGACTATTGATATTGACGATGAGGTGATATCAGCAGGAGGACGGTGACCATACACAGGCTCAGGAAATTCTACAGAAACATGGGGCAACTCTGCTCCTCTTTTCAATATACCCACCACGTTTTCCATAGTCGGTCTGGCATTTGGATCGGGATGAGAACACAACAATCCCACTTTCATAAGCCGTTCCATTTCCTCACCATTGAAATTTCCACCCAGTTTTTCATCTGCTGCATCAAGAATCCTGTGCTGTCCATGCAAGTGCCAAACCCATTCCACCACTCTGCAATTGTGTTCAATCAAGCTCCAGTCTGCAGGCCGTCTTCCACATGCAATTTCGAGACTCAGGGCTCCAAAGCTGAACACGTCGGACTCTCGAGTGGCCTTTCCCGTTGTTACGGCCTCTGGTGCTATGTACCCAATTGTTCCGGCTGGCGCAGTGGTATGTCCTCCCTTTTCGCGCTCCATCACTCTGGCGAGCCCAAAATCCCCCAGCTTGGCTTTGAAGTTCGAATCCAGCATAACATTGCTGGCCTTTATGTCTCTGTGCACAACGCTCTCATGCCGGTCCTCGTGAAGATAAACCAGAGCCGAGGCTATGCCACAGGCTATACTGTATCTTCGATCCCAATTCAAAGCATCCTCTGTCTCCCCAAATAAATATTTGTCCAGGCTTCCATTTGAGAGCAATTCGTAGACCAGAAGCAAATCGTCCTTTCGATGGCACCAACCCAGAAACCTGACAAGATTGTGGTGTGTAAGCTTATTGTTTATTACAACTTCTGATACGTACTGATTCTTACCTTGCTTGGAATTTGGAGATACTCTTTTCACAGCCACAGCTTCGTTTGTGGCAGGCAAAGTGCCTCTGTATACACATCCGAAGCCACCGCTTCCGATCTTTTGAGCGTCGCTGAAGTTGTTGGTGGCGGCGCTGAGGTCTGCATATGCAAATGAGCGAACCGACTGAGCAGCTTGGCCAAGCAATTTGTTGAGCTCCTTGTCGCTCTCCAGAGCCTCCCCTCTAATcttcctcttgatataacatctgcgTCCAACGAAGATAAAAGCGCATATGGTGGGCACGACGCATATCAATATAATAACGATATTAGGTACTTTCGACGAACCTGTTACGGTTGAGGGATTAAATGGTGCGGAGTAGTAACGCGGAGACGGAGAAAAGAGAGTGGTGGCAGCAGGCGGTGGAGTTGAGGTGGGACTAGCTTTGGGCAAAACTTGTGCCAACGCTAGCAGCGCTGTAATATGTAACTTAACAATACTCATCTCCATCTGCAAATTCTACATAAATCGCCTAAGCAGTCTAAATGTCTCCTATTTTGAACCATTTGTGCTACAATATTGATATAGTCGATGAAGTTATAGCTCTTGAAGTATGAATTAACTAGAGtgttaaaagaaaatttaaaaaacaaatttaaaatatattgttATAGTACAGTTGTCTCCTATCTCAATTAACTATGTCAGAGTCACATATAATTCGTTTCATTTCCTACCGAATTGTGTCAGAGAGTCATATGTAATGCGGTTGTTTCCTATCTCAATTAATTACCCGATGCAGAGAGTCACACATCAATGAAGATTTTAATATGCTCCAGATGGGAATTCTTCCACACCAATTTCCTGAATAAGACATGTAATGGATAAAGTTTGTTTTACG contains:
- the LOC131075497 gene encoding L-type lectin-domain containing receptor kinase IX.1 yields the protein MCIQRHFACHKRSCGCEKSISKFQARFLGWCHRKDDLLLVYELLSNGSLDKYLFGETEDALNWDRRYSIACGIASALVYLHEDRHESVVHRDIKASNVMLDSNFKAKLGDFGLARVMEREKGGHTTAPAGTIGYIAPEAVTTGKATRESDVFSFGALSLEIACGRRPADWSLIEHNCRVVEWVWHLHGQHRILDAADEKLGGNFNGEEMERLMKVGLLCSHPDPNARPTMENVVGILKRGAELPHVSVEFPEPVYGHRPPADITSSSISIVDGFLCSSSKFSTGLGSRSLSLSDPN